In the Caenorhabditis elegans chromosome X genome, one interval contains:
- the ilys-5 gene encoding lysozyme (Confirmed by transcript evidence), whose amino-acid sequence MFVKSLLLLSVAIAYVSADCLHCICMRESGCKPIGCHMDVGSLSCGYYQIKIGYYEDCGQPTKKAGETTEAAWKRCADDLNCATTCVENYYNRYKSQCNGLGMGACQIMSRNHNGGPRGCHNANTLAYWNGVKSCCGCS is encoded by the exons ATGTTTGTCAAATCGCTTCTGCTCCTTTCTGTCG CTATTGCGTACGTTTCCGCCGACTGCCTCCACTGCATCTGCATGAGAGAGTCAGGATGCAAACCAATCGGTTGCCACATGGACGTTGGATCCCTCTCCTGCGGATACTATCAG ATCAAGATTGGATACTATGAAGACTGCGGACAACCAACAAAGAAGGCTGGAGAGACTACTGAAGCTGCCTGGAAGAGATGTGCTGATGATCTTAACTGCGCTACCACTTGCGTCGAG aactaCTACAACCGCTACAAGTCTCAGTGCAATGGACTTGGAATGGGAGCTTGCCAG atcatGTCCCGTAACCACAACGGAGGACCACGTGGATGCCACAACGCCAACACCTTGGCTTACTGGAACGGAGTTAAAAGCTGCTGTGGATGctcttaa
- the ilys-5 gene encoding lysozyme (Confirmed by transcript evidence) — MRESGCKPIGCHMDVGSLSCGYYQIKIGYYEDCGQPTKKAGETTEAAWKRCADDLNCATTCVENYYNRYKSQCNGLGMGACQIMSRNHNGGPRGCHNANTLAYWNGVKSCCGCS; from the exons ATGAGAGAGTCAGGATGCAAACCAATCGGTTGCCACATGGACGTTGGATCCCTCTCCTGCGGATACTATCAG ATCAAGATTGGATACTATGAAGACTGCGGACAACCAACAAAGAAGGCTGGAGAGACTACTGAAGCTGCCTGGAAGAGATGTGCTGATGATCTTAACTGCGCTACCACTTGCGTCGAG aactaCTACAACCGCTACAAGTCTCAGTGCAATGGACTTGGAATGGGAGCTTGCCAG atcatGTCCCGTAACCACAACGGAGGACCACGTGGATGCCACAACGCCAACACCTTGGCTTACTGGAACGGAGTTAAAAGCTGCTGTGGATGctcttaa
- the T14E8.2 gene encoding uncharacterized protein (Confirmed by transcript evidence), with translation MRRWFSVILLPFLVKIILAQELEEKNSLTRPIHPRRHKRAEQVRPPLLSTSPFMLWKNDPKCMIPGRDMMACPKKDPNDPLEKLVCIEPSALCDDHRDCHGAEDEDPHFCMFKKLEDAAMRRVQAEILVLVQNNRKLQPGVVVHIPDKPDTGIVEPLRPGVFKVEGLGPLAKSKMYMNEKDDDDVNKSVEESDEEEENQESEEQEDNDKAEKEEERRRQEEAARQHSKRRRTLRHLLQLKASYL, from the exons ATGCGCCGCTGGTTCTCAGTGATACTACTTCCCTTTCTTGTTAAGATTATTTTGGCTCAGGAACTGGAG gaaaagaaCTCATTAACACGACCCATCCATCCGAGGCGACACAAAAGAGCCGAACAAGTCCGTCCGCCACTGTTATCTACAAGCCCTTTTATGTTATGGAAAA ATGATCCAAAATGCATGATTCCTGGACGTGATATGATGGCATGTCCCAAGAAAGACCCGAACGACCCTCTGGAAAAGTTGGTCTGCATTGAACCGTCGGCGCTCTGTGACGATCACAGAGATTGCCATGGCGCAGAAGACGAAGATCCTCACTTTTGCATGTTCAAAAAACTG GAAGATGCAGCGATGAGACGAGTTCAAGCGGAGATTCTTGTGCTAGTTCAAAACAACCGCAAGTTGCAACCCGGAGTTGTTGTTCATATTCCCGATAAGCCTGACACAGGAATAGTAGAACCGTTGCGTCCTGGAGTGTTCAAAGTGGAAGGATTGGGACCACttgcaaaatcgaaaatgtatATGAATGAGAAGGACGATGACGATGTGAATAAGAGTGTAGAAGAAAGCGATGAGGAGGAAGAAAATCAGGAATCAGAAGAGCAAGAAGACAATGataaagctgaaaaagaagaggaacGGCGAAGGCAGGAGGAGGCAGCTAGGCAACATTCAAAGAGAAGGCGAACGTTAAGGCACTTGTTACAGTTGAAAGCATCGTACTTATAA